The following proteins are co-located in the Colletotrichum lupini chromosome 4, complete sequence genome:
- a CDS encoding NADH ubiquinone oxidoreductase subunit NDUFA12 gives MSTPGRTIANLRKNYFRQLLYIGDTKHGRLVGEDKAGNKYFENNDELPLRTRWVDFKVHDYDSAQVEPGWHAWLGYMVDKPPTEDALLQTKTRKWEVPHVLPNFTATPGAYKPYNTVKPKIRTWEPKAVERQ, from the exons ATGTCGACCCCCGGAAGAACAATCGCCAACCTGCGCAAG AACTATTTCCGCCAATTGCTG TACATCGGTGACACCAAGCATGGTCGTCTTGTAGGCGAGGATAAGGCCGGCAACAAGTACTTCGAGAACAACGACGAACTCCCCC TGCGTACGCGCTGGGTGGACTTCAAGGTGCACGACTACGACTCGGCGCAGGTCGAGCCTGGCTGGCACGCTTGGTTGGGATACATGGTCGACAAGCCGCCCACCGAGGACGCCCTTCTCCAGACCAAGACTCGCAAGTGGGAAGTGCCACATGTACTTCCCAACTTCACGGCTACCCCGGGAGCCTACAAGCCATACAACAC AGTCAAGCCGAAGATTCGTACGTGGGAGCCCAAGGCAGTTGAGAGGCAATGA
- a CDS encoding tRNA-guanine transglycosylase, which yields NPCSVSPIGTPPQSLGPGAGAPASRQIHRPTDSEREGGQARDQATIRRWKGRRCVKMSDAEKVDGAEGMIFEILKKTLDGTTAARLGKLSVPKRKPIDTPNYYAVASRGVLPHVTPDNLKKHAPFSGAYMALEDFIEKKNPSALSIPSPEKKPLHTFSCLPESIATVLAARRNPAVKTPVGNGAKFVAIFTSTGFRNLSTDEYCAAVETLKPDIAIGPADLFHTSTMPASKKLVRMAERTEEWTDVFLTAKRRELFKASGVSVFAPVLAVPYTVQWEYLRHLADEVVDSLSGLALYDVDILPDIEDHHKSLDSLPRLSLHIPETPQAVLRQISLGVDICTIPFINAISDAGVALSFTFPPPENQGNATKPLGDDMWAPENEVAMEPLSQGCKCYACTTHHRAFLHHLLNAKEMLGWTLLQIHNHQVMADFFAGIRATLAKGAAEFEEQSQRFVAAYEAELPQGTGTRPRARGYHFKGEANPSRINPPAWVDYAADGEGVAAKANGAAVAAEGTETPLVPDLGSLELEEKGFAEVAGKK from the exons AACCCCTGCAGCGTCTCCCCCATCGGGACCCCGCCGCAATCACTTGGCCCGGGGGCCGGGGCACCTGCTTCCCGCCAGATCCACCGTCCCACAGATTCCGAGAGGGAAGGAGGGCAAGCCAGGGATCAAGCCACAATCAGACG CTGGAAGGGTCGCCGATGTGTCAAGATGAGTGATGCGGAAAAAGTCGACGGGGCAGAAGGCATGATTTTCGAAATTCTAAAAAAGACCTTGGATGGCACAACTGCAGCTCGTCTCGGGAAACTGAGCGTTCCTAAGCGGAAACCCATCGATACACCAAATTACTATGCCGTCGCTTCGAGGGGTGTACTTCCTCATGTCACCCCAGATAACTTGAAGAAACATGCGCCCTTCAGTGGAGCGTATATGGCGCTCGAGGACT TCATTGAGAAGAAGAACCCTTCAGCGCTTTCAATACCCTCGCCAGAAAAGAAGCCACTCCATACCTTTTCTTGCCTGCCCGAAAGCATAGCTACGGTTCTTGCTGCCAGGAGAAACCCAGCGGTTAAGACTCCCGTGGGCAATGGCGCAAAGTTCGTGGCCATCTTCACCTCGACCGGCTTCAGGAACCTCTCCACCGACGAGTACTGTGCGGCTGTCGAGACGCTGAAGCCTGATATCGCCATCGGCCCCGCTGATTTGTTTCACACGAGCACGATGCCGGCCTCAAAGAAGCTTGTTCGCATGGCTGAGCGGACCGAGGAATGGACCGATGTGTTTTTGACGGCCAAGAGGCGCGAACTTTTCAAGGCGTCTGGGGTCTCGGTGTTTGCGCCTGTTCTTGCGGTGCCGTACACCGTGCAGTGGGAGTATCTTCGCCACCTAGCAGATGAGGTCGTCGACTCGCTTTCGGGACTTGCTCTCTACGATGTTGATATCTTGCCCGATATTGAGGACCACCACAAATCCCTGGATTCTCTTCCTCGTCTGTCATTGCACATTCCCGAGACACCACAAGCTGTTCTCCGACAGATTTCCCTAGGAGTCGATATTTGCACGATACCATTCATCAACGCCATCTCCGACGCAGGTGTAGCGCTGTCCTTCACTTTCCCTCCACCTGAAAATCAAGGCAATGCTACCAAGCCTCTCGGCGACGACATGTGGGCTCCCGAAAACGAGGTGGCCATGGAACCCCTTTCCCAAGGCTGCAAGTGCTACGCCTGCACGACACACCACAGGGCCTTCCTCCACCACCTCTTGAACGCCAAGGAGATGCTCGGCTGGACGCTACTACAGATTCACAACCACCAGGTGATGGCCGACTTCTTCGCCGGTATCCGAGCGACCCTCGCAAAGGGCGCCGCTGAGTTTGAGGAGCAGTCGCAGCGCTTCGTCGCGGCGTACGAAGCGGAGCTGCCGCAGGGCACGGGGACGAGACCGAGGGCGAGAGGCTACCACTTCAAGGGCGAGGCGAATCCTAGCAGAATCAACCCGCCAGCTTGGGTTGACTACGCTGCGGACGGTGAGGGCGTCGCAGCCAAGGCAAACGGGGCGGCGGTAGCAGCGGAGGGTACGGAAACGCCGCTTGTGCCCGATCTGGGTTCGCTGGAACTTGAGGAGAAGGGGTTCGCTGAGGTCGCTGGCAAGAAGTAG
- a CDS encoding NADH2 dehydrogenase subunit 14K, with product MVGRVLFWSGFGFAVRFWQMGIEMRPFFNKESLWVYPVYMLGGGSFGYWLQGVDERQSSILSERKSILLEKRARAAARKEAEQS from the exons ATGGTTGGCAGGGTCCTCTTCTGGAGTGGCTTCG GCTTCGCCGTCCGCTTCTGGCAAATGGGCATTGAAATGCGCCCCTTCTTCAACAAGGAGTCCCTCTGGGTTTACCCCGTCTACATGCTCGGCGGTGGCAGCTTTGGCTACTGGCTACAGGGCGTCGACGAGAGGCAGTCGTCCATCCTCAGCGAGCGCAAGTCCATCCTGCTCGAGAAGCGCGcgagggcggcggcgcgCAAGGAGGCAGAGCAGTCATAG